In Humulus lupulus chromosome 6, drHumLupu1.1, whole genome shotgun sequence, a single genomic region encodes these proteins:
- the LOC133785374 gene encoding uncharacterized protein LOC133785374 — protein MHSDFKKDFPGLLLKQLLWAAARASTKEEFVKCMKAIKDVNESAYNWLMAKNTSEWTISYFDDSVKCDMVLNNMCESFNSAILEAKDKDVVMLLEKIRFWLMVRFCKKRESINKWRDGISKQIWDLLEKKKEVAKKYHTNRADAFNFQVTHETDGSFVVDLIALTCTCWKFELNGLPCSHAVAAIWKRGLNVLDYVHDYYKKESFIHAYEVVVQPMPSSGKWTSSSTPPILPPPEYKLPGRPKRSRKREVDEPPAGATKSNRHG, from the coding sequence ATGCATTCAGATTTTAAGAAAGATTTTCCTGGTTTATTGTTAAAGCAGTTGTTATGGGCAGCTGCTCGAGCTTCCACTAAAGAAGAGTTTGTGAAATGCATGAAAGCAATTAAGGATGTTAATGAGAGTGCATATAACTGGTTAATGGCGAAGAATACATCTGAATGGACAATATCATATTTCGATGACTCTGTGAAATGTGATATGGTGTTAAACAATATGTGTGAGAGTTTCAACTCCGCTATACTTGAAGCTAAAGACAAGGATGTTGTCATGCTCCTAGAGAAGATTAGATTTTGGTTGATGGTTAGATTTTGCAAAAAGAGGGAAAGCATCAACAAATGGAGAGATGGGATTAGCAAGCAGATATGGGATCTCCTTGAGAAAAAGAAAGAGGTAGCAAAAAAATATCACACAAATAGAGCAGATGCATTTAACTTTCAGGTTACTCACGAGACTGATGGGTCCTTTGTGGTAGACCTAATTGCTCTCACATGCACTTGTTGGAAGTTTGAGTTGAATGGTTTGCCTTGTAGTCATGCAGTGGCAGCCATTTGGAAAAGAGGGCTCAATGTGCTAGACTATGTGCATGACTACTATAAGAAAGAGAGCTTCATACATGCGTATGAAGTGGTTGTGCAACCTATGCCAAGTTCGGGTAAATGGACATCTTCAAGCACTCCTCCAATCCTTCCACCTCCCGAATACAAACTTCCTGGTAGACCAAAAAGGTCTAGGAAGAGGGAGGTAGATGAGCCCCCTGCTGGTGCCACAAAATCTAACAGACATGGATAA